One window of the Benincasa hispida cultivar B227 chromosome 3, ASM972705v1, whole genome shotgun sequence genome contains the following:
- the LOC120074514 gene encoding uncharacterized protein LOC120074514 isoform X1 produces the protein MALLGEDGRGYELARKLETLGVWRTWLGDFSYSIFVPFLSSTSTWETFMRTDDSKSRAQIQLQLRARALLFDKASISLFLRSTPSPSSPSYSTGNPLSSSSLAISKLNPNYLQLHGDDVYFTLENTSKDGLQQREGNVSSNKASGKIQAKAASSAGPRSRDSDIGDSSQRLKNELPETWYGQFIEKYRVKQPYRLSHGNNVADKRTSEGMSSYLRLLEKHKKRRIVFKDDLLTNFGNSVSANASSSVFDFGNSVEDDAIFFPEIMFTFNSVPESALPPPDDMKDNRKPELSGVIDTLTQPITRNSAMMERLGVKPDYVSTERGVNVNRAKSGSGGSRKSLGQEQSFQMSQKVVARMLMSLGFEGATEVPLEVFSQFLSCHICKLGSTLRVLADSYRKQCSAVDLLRMFLKTMGYSNFGSLAEIVKDGSRNYVRQSMHHGVQPQLQPQAQHQSLLQVPQQVPRQMHPQMQQMVHPQTFQQQQFVLEKMRRRQAATPRAVMEVNKDRPLLQVKVENTELPMDGNALNALNVRHPQLQFHQQQMAAMSNIQASPGNQFRQMSSMQMPQIQTPNTNVVRAQPVKVEGFQELMGGDSSSKHDSEEARLTSPSSK, from the exons ATGGCTCTCCTCGGCGAAGATGGTCGGGGCTATGAGCTAGCACGAAAGCTCGAGACGCTTGGGGTATGGCGGACTTGGCTCGGAGATTTCAGTTACTCCATCTTCGTGCCTTTTCTCTCTTCGACTTCCACATGGGAAACATTCATGCGAACCGACGATTCAAAATCTAGGGCTCAGATCCAGCTACAACTTAGGGCTCGAGCTCTTCTCTTCGACAAAGCAAGTATCTCCCTTTTCCTGCGTTCCACTCCCTCGCCTTCTTCGCCTTCTTATTCTACTGGGAATCCGTTATCGTCCTCTTCTCTGGCTATTTCGAAGCTCAATCCTAATT ATTTGCAGCTTCATGGTGATGATGTATATTTTACACTAGAAAATACTTCAAAAGATGGGCTTCAACAGCGGGAGGGTAATGTTTCCTCCAATAAGGCTTCCGGCAAG ATTCAAGCAAAAGCAGCTTCAAGTGCTGGGCCAAGATCCAGAGATTCTGACATTGGTGATTCGTCCcaaagattaaaaaatgaacttcCTGAAACATGGTATGGTCAGTTCATTGAGAAGTATAGAGTTAAACAGCCATATCGTTTGTCACATGGGAACAATGTTGCAGACAAACGAACATCCGAAGGAATGTCTTCTTACCTTAGATTACTTGAGAAACATAAGAAAAGGCGTATAGTTTTTAAGGATGATCTGCTgacaaattttggaaattctGTCTCAGCAAATGCCTCAAGTTCTGTTTTTGATTTCGGTAATTCAGTTGAAGACGATGCTATTTTTTTCCCTGAAATCATGTTTACTTTTAACAGTGTGCCAGAGAGTGCACTTCCACCGCCCGATGATATGAAAGACAATAGGAAACCTGAACTTTCTGGAGTCATTGATACCTTGACTCAACCTATTACTAGGAATTCAGCCATGATGGAGAGGCTTGGTGTGAAGCCTGATTATGTTAGCACAGAACGAGGTGTTAATGTAAACCGTGCAAAAAGTGGATCTGGAGGGAGTAGGAAAAGTCTTGGTCAAGAGCAGTCTTTTCAGATGTCTCAGAAAGTAGTAGCTCGAATGTTAATGAGTTTGGGCTTTGAGGGTGCCACAGAAGTTCCATTGGAGGTTTTCTCCCAGTTCTTGAGTTGTCATATCTGTAAACTTGGTAGCACTTTGAGAGTACTGGCTGATAGTTACAGAAAGCAGTGTTCGGCCGTGGATTTACTCAGGATGTTCCTTAAAACGATGGGATATAG TAATTTTGGATCCTTGGCGGAAATTGTCAAGGATGGTTCCAGAAATTATGTACGGCAATCCATGCACCATGGAGTCCAGCCACAGTTGCAGCCGCAGGCACAGCATCAAAGCCTTCTTCAAGTGCCTCAGCAA GTGCCTAGACAAATGCATCCCCAGATGCAACAGATGGTTCATCCCCAAACATTTCAGCAGCAGCAATTTGTGCTTGAAAAGATGCGAAGACGGCAAGCGGCAACCCCACGTGCTGTTATGGAAGTGAACAAGGACAGACCACTGCTTCAAGTCAAGGTTGAAAACACAGAATTGCCAATGGATGGTAATGCCTTAAATGCTCTCAACGTCAGGCATCCTCAGTTGCAATTCCACCAACAGCAAATGGCTGCTATGTCCAATATTCAAGCTTCACCGGGAAATCAGTTCAGGCAGATGTCTTCTATGCAAATGCCCCAAATCCAGACACC GAATACTAATGTTGTTAGGGCTCAACCGGTGAAGGTTGAAGGCTTTCAAGAACTGATGGGTGGGGATTCTTCATCAAAACACGACTCGGAAGAAGCTAGATTGACTTCCCCTTCAAGTAAATAG
- the LOC120074514 gene encoding uncharacterized protein LOC120074514 isoform X2 → MALLGEDGRGYELARKLETLGVWRTWLGDFSYSIFVPFLSSTSTWETFMRTDDSKSRAQIQLQLRARALLFDKASISLFLRSTPSPSSPSYSTGNPLSSSSLAISKLNPNYLQLHGDDVYFTLENTSKDGLQQREGNVSSNKASGKIQAKAASSAGPRSRDSDIGDSSQRLKNELPETCVPESALPPPDDMKDNRKPELSGVIDTLTQPITRNSAMMERLGVKPDYVSTERGVNVNRAKSGSGGSRKSLGQEQSFQMSQKVVARMLMSLGFEGATEVPLEVFSQFLSCHICKLGSTLRVLADSYRKQCSAVDLLRMFLKTMGYSNFGSLAEIVKDGSRNYVRQSMHHGVQPQLQPQAQHQSLLQVPQQVPRQMHPQMQQMVHPQTFQQQQFVLEKMRRRQAATPRAVMEVNKDRPLLQVKVENTELPMDGNALNALNVRHPQLQFHQQQMAAMSNIQASPGNQFRQMSSMQMPQIQTPNTNVVRAQPVKVEGFQELMGGDSSSKHDSEEARLTSPSSK, encoded by the exons ATGGCTCTCCTCGGCGAAGATGGTCGGGGCTATGAGCTAGCACGAAAGCTCGAGACGCTTGGGGTATGGCGGACTTGGCTCGGAGATTTCAGTTACTCCATCTTCGTGCCTTTTCTCTCTTCGACTTCCACATGGGAAACATTCATGCGAACCGACGATTCAAAATCTAGGGCTCAGATCCAGCTACAACTTAGGGCTCGAGCTCTTCTCTTCGACAAAGCAAGTATCTCCCTTTTCCTGCGTTCCACTCCCTCGCCTTCTTCGCCTTCTTATTCTACTGGGAATCCGTTATCGTCCTCTTCTCTGGCTATTTCGAAGCTCAATCCTAATT ATTTGCAGCTTCATGGTGATGATGTATATTTTACACTAGAAAATACTTCAAAAGATGGGCTTCAACAGCGGGAGGGTAATGTTTCCTCCAATAAGGCTTCCGGCAAG ATTCAAGCAAAAGCAGCTTCAAGTGCTGGGCCAAGATCCAGAGATTCTGACATTGGTGATTCGTCCcaaagattaaaaaatgaacttcCTGAAACATG TGTGCCAGAGAGTGCACTTCCACCGCCCGATGATATGAAAGACAATAGGAAACCTGAACTTTCTGGAGTCATTGATACCTTGACTCAACCTATTACTAGGAATTCAGCCATGATGGAGAGGCTTGGTGTGAAGCCTGATTATGTTAGCACAGAACGAGGTGTTAATGTAAACCGTGCAAAAAGTGGATCTGGAGGGAGTAGGAAAAGTCTTGGTCAAGAGCAGTCTTTTCAGATGTCTCAGAAAGTAGTAGCTCGAATGTTAATGAGTTTGGGCTTTGAGGGTGCCACAGAAGTTCCATTGGAGGTTTTCTCCCAGTTCTTGAGTTGTCATATCTGTAAACTTGGTAGCACTTTGAGAGTACTGGCTGATAGTTACAGAAAGCAGTGTTCGGCCGTGGATTTACTCAGGATGTTCCTTAAAACGATGGGATATAG TAATTTTGGATCCTTGGCGGAAATTGTCAAGGATGGTTCCAGAAATTATGTACGGCAATCCATGCACCATGGAGTCCAGCCACAGTTGCAGCCGCAGGCACAGCATCAAAGCCTTCTTCAAGTGCCTCAGCAA GTGCCTAGACAAATGCATCCCCAGATGCAACAGATGGTTCATCCCCAAACATTTCAGCAGCAGCAATTTGTGCTTGAAAAGATGCGAAGACGGCAAGCGGCAACCCCACGTGCTGTTATGGAAGTGAACAAGGACAGACCACTGCTTCAAGTCAAGGTTGAAAACACAGAATTGCCAATGGATGGTAATGCCTTAAATGCTCTCAACGTCAGGCATCCTCAGTTGCAATTCCACCAACAGCAAATGGCTGCTATGTCCAATATTCAAGCTTCACCGGGAAATCAGTTCAGGCAGATGTCTTCTATGCAAATGCCCCAAATCCAGACACC GAATACTAATGTTGTTAGGGCTCAACCGGTGAAGGTTGAAGGCTTTCAAGAACTGATGGGTGGGGATTCTTCATCAAAACACGACTCGGAAGAAGCTAGATTGACTTCCCCTTCAAGTAAATAG